In Spirosoma pollinicola, the genomic window CATTTGATCTAGCTTTACCCCGTTGCTCCACAATAAAGCGGCAGGCAGTATCCGGTCTCGAACGTACTTTTTCACATCGCTATTCATAAGTCGACTACGCTCAACCCACAGTAAGGACGGGTTATTCAGTTTTTTGGCAAACCAGAACATAGCGGGCTGCAACTCCCCACCCAAACCTGAATCAGAATAGTTGAAGGCCTTGCCCGATGGCCCAGTCATATTTTCCAGATAACCTGCTGACTTTAAAAATCCCGGTTGTTCAGAAAGGCCGAAATCACTCCCAAATAGTTTGTCGAGGGCGCTGATGAGCAAGACATTAAAGCTCGTACCATAGCCCCAATAGCTGTAGCCTTCGGGGTAGGCTCCATCGGGTTTATAGTCACCCATAGGCAATATGACCGATTGCAAGGCTCTGTTTATTAAGGCCTTTGACGCTTCTGGCTGATCTTCATAGATGGCAATAGCGCCATAGGTGATCCCGGCATTACAAACCTGATTCCAGTTGTTACTGCTTGTTAGCCAACTGTTATTTTTCGGGTCCATGGACGTTGCAATACCTTTCGTCAAAATAGCCGCCTTAATGAGCGCGCGAGATGGCGCGGACAGGTCATTATACAACCAATCGTAGCCAATTGATACCGCCATTGTCATTTCGGCTACGTCCAAAAAGTGGGATGGATTCCAATCCGAAAAAGCCGACACAGCCAGTAATTCTTTTTCAGCTCGTTGTAGATATTTTGTCTGGTGGGTCATCCGCCAGGCATAGGAAAGGTAAAAAACCCGGCGCAGGGCTTCCCGTGATTTGTCCAGTAAGCGTCGGCCAATTTGAATCCGTTCGAGGGGAACGGACGGTAGCATGGCGTCACATTCAGCCAGAATAGCCTGATGCAATTGAGCCCAGGTTTTATCGGCATTGATCGTTCGTTTTATTGTTTCCTCCTCGCCCTTTAACAGTAGTAAACGCGGGTGATCCGGAAGCTTCGCCGTGGCATTTAGCTGGTTGCTTTGGGCTTGTATGGCGAGTTGAAAAAACAGTGAAACGGCCAGAATACCAGCAAAGGAACGGAGGTAAACCATGATTGAACGAGTTAGCATTTGAACGGTGAGAAGGCGTTGGACCAGAAATATTACTATATCAGATAGCACCGGGTAAAGTCGAGCCGCCATTTTCTTTTTTATATATTCTGGCCCAATTAGTTGCAGACGTTAGCAGAATAGCCCCCAAACGCCATTTAACCCCGAAATCAAACATGGATAGAAGACAATTTGTCGCGAAAGCCACAACCAGTTTGTGCCTATTGCCATCGCTGACCTTGTTTGAGAACCCTGCTCCGGCCATAAAACCACCCTGGCTTCTTGAGTTGCTTAAACTGAATGACCAGCAACTGACAACCATTCGAACAACGAGGATAACCGCTCCAGATAATCCTGCTCTGGGCGGTTTGAAAGATGGCGATGACATTCCGAACCCGCAATCGACTGCCGACT contains:
- a CDS encoding heparinase II/III domain-containing protein — protein: MLTRSIMVYLRSFAGILAVSLFFQLAIQAQSNQLNATAKLPDHPRLLLLKGEEETIKRTINADKTWAQLHQAILAECDAMLPSVPLERIQIGRRLLDKSREALRRVFYLSYAWRMTHQTKYLQRAEKELLAVSAFSDWNPSHFLDVAEMTMAVSIGYDWLYNDLSAPSRALIKAAILTKGIATSMDPKNNSWLTSSNNWNQVCNAGITYGAIAIYEDQPEASKALINRALQSVILPMGDYKPDGAYPEGYSYWGYGTSFNVLLISALDKLFGSDFGLSEQPGFLKSAGYLENMTGPSGKAFNYSDSGLGGELQPAMFWFAKKLNNPSLLWVERSRLMNSDVKKYVRDRILPAALLWSNGVKLDQMTEPTSLMWVGAGKTPVALMRSSWSDPSAIYVAMKGGSPSTNHAHMDAGSFVVEADGVRWAMDFGMQEYESLEAKGVDLWNMKQNSQRWQILRYNNFAHNTLTVNGQLQRVEGVAPLTGYASTPMFMNATADLTSLYKESVLKANRGVALINKAYVVVRDEIETLPAETTVRWTMLSPASAKLIGANKVELTKDGKTLTLQVMEPATVTMKTWPTDPIHEYDAPNPGTILVGFEVKLPASTKTAITVTLTPGSSAGQKQMVIQPIAQWPRHTD